The sequence below is a genomic window from Nitrospiria bacterium.
AAAATCACGGCATCAAAAGGTGGCAAAACCTCTCCATTTTTATTTCCTCGCAGGGCGAGATCAGCAAAAAAGAGATGATGGTTCACCACCAACAGATCAGCCTTCATGGCTTCTTGACGCAAACGGGTAATAAAACATTCGTGAAAACTTTCACAACCGCTTCCCAGACACTGCTCCCCTGTCACCGATAGTTCTCTCCACATAGGCGAGTGGTCCGGGAGATTGGGTAATTCCGCACGATCCCCAAACTCGGTTTTTTGCACCCAGTCTTCGATTTCCCCAAATGGGGGGTCATTCTTTTGGAACCCCAAAAAAGAAGGGTCCAGATGGTGATAGCGATAAAGACACAGGTAATTATTCCGGCCTTTTAAAAAGGAAACATTAAATGAAAAGGGTAAAATCCTTTTTAAAAAAGGGATTTCCTTATTGGCAATCTGCTCTTGGAGCGTTTTGGTTCCTGTGGATACCAACACCCGTTTGTGACTCAGAAGTGCCGGAATAAGATAAGCCAGTGTTTTTCCCACCCCGGTTCCGGCTTCAACCAAAAGAACCCCCTTCTGTTGGAGTGCCCGTTCCACTTTCCGGGCCATTGAAAGTTGTTGAGGTCTAAATTCAAAAGAGGGGAGGGAGCGGGAAAGAAGGCCCTTTTTCCCTATAACCTGCTCTACATCCAGTTGAGGTGGGACCACAAAGTGTTTCCTTTCTTTGACAGGGAACCCAGAGAGGGATAAACTTAAAAAGGTATATTGGAAGGGATAAAAATGGGAGAAGGGCGGTTCAAAGGAAAAGGTATCAACGCTACCGCGAAAGATGTGGCGGACGGATTCCTTTTTCTAAATCCCATTGTTTTAAAAAAACTCGAACCGGAAGGATTTAAAGCCCTACATCATGAGCTTAAAAAAATCGAAACCGGAGTTCGAGGGGAAAATTTTCCCTCCCATGATACCGAGGCCATTCGTAGACGAAATATGAAATTACAGCGACTCCACAATTCCCTTGTTATTCTCAAACACTGCGCCAGAGAAAAAAAAGTTGTTTTGGTTTAATTGGAATACAGCGTGACAAAGGGGGGAAAACCCCCTCCACCCTGGAGATGTTTCGCTTTTTGGCTGGCTTCTTCCTTCCCCGGAAACTCCCCAACCCTTACCCGATACCAATCGGGGCCTCTTTCCCCATCTTTGATCTGAAGGTAGGCAGGAAAACCTTTTTCCTTTAATTGTTGAATCAGGGCGTCAGCATGAATTTTATCCCGAAACGCGGCCACCTGAATGGTATAAATTTTAACGGACTCTTTTTGAGGTTGGATCTCTATAGATTTTTTTGGCTTCGGGTCTGGTTTTTGAGCCTTTGGATTGAGACCATTGATGTGAATTTTTGATGGGTCCCCTAGCCCCACCAAATTTTCTCCGAGGGATTTGTAAAAGGTGAATTCACCCTGACTTTTTTCCTCTGGAGAATCCCTTGTAACTTTTTGCGTCGGGACGTCCTGATCAAAAGAGGTTCCCAGGACCGATTCTGTTTTTTCCTTGACACCCTTCCGGGCAGAAGGCCCAACCGGAGTTTCTTCCTGAACGGAAGAGGTTTTCGCCTTTGGGGAGTCCGAAATTACCATTCGGCCCGCTAATTCTGGTCCAACGCCCCCCCCCTTATCGGCTTTCTCAAAATCCAAATAAGCCAACAATAGAATTGATAGAAAAAGAACCACCAGACCTCCTAACACAACGGGGTGAATATTCCCCTTTTTGCGGTCTCTCCTTTTGTTTCTCATTTCGCGTAGTTCCCTCATTTAATTTTACACCCCCTTTTTGATAACCCATTTTTTAAAAAAAGTGAATGCATAAAATCTTTTAGCCGGTCTTCCAATCACCTCACATTAAATTACAAAACCATCATGGCGTCTCCATAGCTATAGAAACGATATCCCTTTTCCATGGCTTCCTGATACATTTTTTTTAACAAAGGAAGACCCACCAATGCAGAGGTCAAAAGATACGGAGTGCTCTTGGGTAGATGAAAATTGGTCACAAACCCCCCTAACCACCGGAACCGGTAACCTGGAAAAATAAATAGATGGGTTTTCCCCATCAGGTGATGTTGGGGAACCGGATCGGGAAGACTTTCGATCACACGTGCGGAAGAAGTCCCAACCCCCACTATTCTGCCCCCCGTCTCCCGTGTTTTAATAATCTCCTGAACCACCTCTTGCCC
It includes:
- a CDS encoding SPOR domain-containing protein, whose product is MRELREMRNKRRDRKKGNIHPVVLGGLVVLFLSILLLAYLDFEKADKGGGVGPELAGRMVISDSPKAKTSSVQEETPVGPSARKGVKEKTESVLGTSFDQDVPTQKVTRDSPEEKSQGEFTFYKSLGENLVGLGDPSKIHINGLNPKAQKPDPKPKKSIEIQPQKESVKIYTIQVAAFRDKIHADALIQQLKEKGFPAYLQIKDGERGPDWYRVRVGEFPGKEEASQKAKHLQGGGGFPPFVTLYSN